The DNA region TGTCCTGGCGCTGGACCTTCTACGCGAACCTGCCGCTGGGCCTGCTCGCGCTGTTCATGATCATCGCCAAGATGCCCAGCCTGTCGCACCGGCAGGGCGGCAGGGTGGACGTCCTGGGCACGCTGTTCATCCTGACCACCACCATTCCGCTGCTGCTGGCGCTCACCTGGGGCGGCGTGACGTACCCCTGGGCGGGCGGCGTGATCCTGGGCCTGCTGGCCGCCAGTCTCGCCAGCCTCGTGGCGTTCCTGGTCGTGGAACGCCGCACGAAGGACGCCATCATTCCGCTGAACCTCTTCCGGGTGCCGATCTACAGCGTGGGCAACCTCGCGGGCTTCATCCTGAACATCGCCTTTTTCGGCGTGATCATGTTCCTGCCGCTGTACATGCAGCTGGTGCTGGGCGTGTCCCCCACCAAGAGCGGCACCAGCATGCTGCCCCTGATGGGCGGCCTGATCCTGACCAGCATCGTGGCCGGGAACGTCGTGGCCCGCACCGGGAAGTACAAGCCCTGGATGCTCGCCGGCGGCGTGATCCTGATTGTTGGTCTGTGGTCCCTGACCGGCATCACGGCGCACACCACCCTGCCGGACCTGTACTGGCGCATGTTCCTGGTCGGCCTGGGCCTGGGGCCCACGCAGAGCCTCTTTACCATCGCCATCCAGAGCGGCGTGCCGCAGGCGCAGCTGGCGACCGCCACCAGCAGCAGCCAGTTCTTCCGGCAGATCGGCGGGACCATCGGGGCGGCCGTCTTCGGCACGCTGCTGATGAACAACCTCGCCACCGAGATGCCCCGCCACCTCCCGCAGGTGCCCGGCGCCCAGATGAACGCCAAGAGCATTGACATGAAGGCCCTGCGGACCGCCGGCACCGGCAGCGACACCACCGGCCAGAAGATCCAGGCCGCGCTGGACGAGCAGTACGCCCAGATCGAACAGGCCCTGAACGGCGACGCCGCCGCGCAGGCCGCCATCCGGGCGAACGCGCAGCTGCCCGCCGAGCTCAAGGCCCTCGCCACCGGCGGCCTGAAAGCCCAGGTGCACCGCACCCTGACCGCTCAGGCCGACGCGGTCCGCCGCGCCCTGAGCACTGGCGAAGCCGGGCGCAACACCCTGCTCGCCAGCGCCGAAACGCCGGACGCCCTGAAAACCCGCCTGCGGGCCATTCCCGCGCAGGCCCTCGCCACGCCGCAGAGTTCGGCCGCCGTGGCCGGGCAGTTCGCGCAGGGCCTCCTCGCGCAGGAAGCCGCCGCGTACGACCAGGCGAAAACCCAGGCGCTGGCCGGGCTGAAAACGAAGTTCGACGAGCAGGCCACGACCCTGGCCGCGCAGGTCAGCAGCGGCATGAAAGAAGGCTTCACCGCCAGCGTCGTGAGGATGTACCGGGACGCCATCTGGTTCGCGGTGGCCGGATTGATCGTCATGCTGTTCGTGCCGGTGATCGCCATCCGCACCGGGCAGAAGAGCGCCCCCACCGCCGCGCCGGTCCCGGCCGACGGCCCCGAGCCGGTCACGCCCGCCCGCAGCTGACGCCATCCATGCTGAAGTGCCCCGGTCCGCGCCGGGGCACTTTTTCTCGTTCCGGTGCGCGGCCCTACGGCATCTGGCGCATGGCACTCCGGCAGGGCACGCGGCATGCTGCGGCGGTGAAGCGCGTTCTGGTGGTCGGCAGTCCCGGGTCCGGGAAAAGCACGTTCTCGAAGCGGCTCGCCGCGCGCACCGGGCTGCCCCTCACGCACCTGGACGACCTGTACTGGAACCGCGGCTGGACCCAGGTGGACCGCGCGGTCTGGACCCGGCGCCTGGAAGGGGCGCTGGCGGGCGAATCGTGGCTGCTGGACGGGAACTTCAGCAGCAGCCTGCTGAAGCGCGCGTACCGGGCGGACACCGTGTACTTCCTGATGTTCCCCCGCGCGCGGTGCCTGTGGCAGGCCTTCTGGCGGGAGCGGCTGGGCCGTTACCCGCACGGCGGGCACCCGCCCAAGTGGCCGTCCCGGGCGCTGATGCTGGACATCTGGGGCTTCCCGCCGCAGGGCGAGTGGCAGCTCGCGCAGCTGCGGACGGTACCGGGCCTGACCATTCACGTGCTGCGCTCCGACGCGGACGTGCAGGCGGCACTGGACGCCGCACAGCCTGCTCAGCCCAGCCGCTTCCAGTAGAACAGCGTGCCGGTCAGGCCCCCGTGGGGTTTCAGCGCGAAGTCGGGCACCAGTCCGGTCAGGGTGTACCCGAGCTTCTCGTAGAAGGGTCCGGCGCCCTCCTCGGAGGCGGTGTCGAGCACGAGCAGGGTCTTGCCGCGCCGGGCAGCCTCGGTTTCGGCGGCGCGCACCAGCGCGGACGCGACGCCCTGCCCGCGCGCGCGGGGGTGGGTCATCATCTTCGCGAGTTCCGCGCGGTGCGGCTGGTTGGGCGGGAAGGCGAGCAGCAGGGTCAGCGTGCCGACCAGCCTCCCGTCCTGGAAGGCGCCGTACACGACCCGCTCGTCCCGCCCGGCGGCCTGGAGCGACGCGGTCCAGAAGGCGCGGGCGTCCTCCGGCGGGAGGGGGTGCATGAAGCCCACCGACCCGCCGGCCGCGACGGTCGCGGTGAGCAGGTCGGCCAGGGCCGTCACGGTGTCCGGCGTGAGGGTCAGGGGGCGCAGCTCGGGCATGCCTCACGTTCCGGGACGGGCCCGGGGAAGTCAATCCGCCCGTGCAGGCAGGCTCAGGTGACCAGGGCCAGCCAGGTGTTCGGGCCGACGATACCGTCCGCGGTGAGGCCGCGGGACGACTGGAAGTTCCGCACGGCGGTCTCGGTGCCGGGGCCGAAGGCGCCGTCCACGGTCAGGCCTGCGCCACGGGTGTTCAGCTGGCTCTGCACGGCCTTCACGGCCTCGCCCGTGTCGCCGCGCCGGACGGTCAGGACGAGCCGCTCCCAGACGGCCGAGCCGACCACGCCGTCCGGCGTGAGGGTCACGCTCGTCTCGAAGGCACTCACGGCGCTGGCGGTGCCGCTGCCGTACGCGCCGTCGGCGCTGGGCGTCTGGCCGCGGGCCCGCAGGAGGTACTGCGCGGTCTTCACGCGTTCACCGGTCATGCCGCTGCGGGTGGTGGGCCACACGCGCACGGTCACGCCCAGCCGCGCGGCGACGTCCCGGCGCAGCTGCGGGAGTTTGGCGTACAGCACGTCGCCCGGGCAACTCGTGTTCACGAAGTCTCGGTGCCCGTACAGTTCGGTGGCGGGAATACCGTACTGCTGGCACAGCCACGCGCACAGGCCCACCAGGGCGCTGTACTGCGCGCCGGGCGGCGCGCTGCTCATGTACTGGCCCTCGTTCTCGATGCCCACGGACACGTCGTTGAAGCCCTCGCACTGGGCGCCGCGGACGTGCAGGGTGCCGCTCTGCGCGGCTTCCAGGCTGCGGTGGCGGCCTTCCAGGACGTACCCGCCGCGGCTGATGGTGAACTGCTGCCCGGAGTCGATCCAGCCGTTCGCGAAGTGCCACTGCTGGATGTCGCGGGCCAGCGCGAACGCGCGCGCCTGAGAAAGGTCCGTGGTGTTGGCGGAGTCGGTGTGGTGCACGATGATCCGGGTGGGCCGGGTGGCGAGCACCGTGACGGCTTCCTTCGCGGCCTGCGCCTGCCAGGTGGCGGTGCCGGCGATGGCGGGCATGCCGACCGC from Deinococcus ficus includes:
- a CDS encoding peptidoglycan recognition protein family protein, which gives rise to MNTPLNRRQLLRAGLGLGGTLLLASCGLNAQTLTPPDPANTPGAAPMQGLAVGMPAIAGTATWQAQAAKEAVTVLATRPTRIIVHHTDSANTTDLSQARAFALARDIQQWHFANGWIDSGQQFTISRGGYVLEGRHRSLEAAQSGTLHVRGAQCEGFNDVSVGIENEGQYMSSAPPGAQYSALVGLCAWLCQQYGIPATELYGHRDFVNTSCPGDVLYAKLPQLRRDVAARLGVTVRVWPTTRSGMTGERVKTAQYLLRARGQTPSADGAYGSGTASAVSAFETSVTLTPDGVVGSAVWERLVLTVRRGDTGEAVKAVQSQLNTRGAGLTVDGAFGPGTETAVRNFQSSRGLTADGIVGPNTWLALVT
- a CDS encoding DNA topology modulation protein FlaR; the encoded protein is MKRVLVVGSPGSGKSTFSKRLAARTGLPLTHLDDLYWNRGWTQVDRAVWTRRLEGALAGESWLLDGNFSSSLLKRAYRADTVYFLMFPRARCLWQAFWRERLGRYPHGGHPPKWPSRALMLDIWGFPPQGEWQLAQLRTVPGLTIHVLRSDADVQAALDAAQPAQPSRFQ
- a CDS encoding MDR family MFS transporter; amino-acid sequence: MTATPPTPASFTAPEKKITLIGLMVVFLLAALSQNIVGTAMPRIVEELNGFSLYAWVTTSYLLASTVMVPIYGKLSDLYGRKPILVFGVIVFLIGSALCGLAGEPWLGNFLGGGMNQLIAARAVAGFGAAALITIAFTILGDMFEPAERARFGGLFGAMFGLSTVIGPVIGGFLTDNLSWRWTFYANLPLGLLALFMIIAKMPSLSHRQGGRVDVLGTLFILTTTIPLLLALTWGGVTYPWAGGVILGLLAASLASLVAFLVVERRTKDAIIPLNLFRVPIYSVGNLAGFILNIAFFGVIMFLPLYMQLVLGVSPTKSGTSMLPLMGGLILTSIVAGNVVARTGKYKPWMLAGGVILIVGLWSLTGITAHTTLPDLYWRMFLVGLGLGPTQSLFTIAIQSGVPQAQLATATSSSQFFRQIGGTIGAAVFGTLLMNNLATEMPRHLPQVPGAQMNAKSIDMKALRTAGTGSDTTGQKIQAALDEQYAQIEQALNGDAAAQAAIRANAQLPAELKALATGGLKAQVHRTLTAQADAVRRALSTGEAGRNTLLASAETPDALKTRLRAIPAQALATPQSSAAVAGQFAQGLLAQEAAAYDQAKTQALAGLKTKFDEQATTLAAQVSSGMKEGFTASVVRMYRDAIWFAVAGLIVMLFVPVIAIRTGQKSAPTAAPVPADGPEPVTPARS
- a CDS encoding GNAT family N-acetyltransferase codes for the protein MPELRPLTLTPDTVTALADLLTATVAAGGSVGFMHPLPPEDARAFWTASLQAAGRDERVVYGAFQDGRLVGTLTLLLAFPPNQPHRAELAKMMTHPRARGQGVASALVRAAETEAARRGKTLLVLDTASEEGAGPFYEKLGYTLTGLVPDFALKPHGGLTGTLFYWKRLG